The genomic segment GGTTTGATTGATGGCTTCAACGATGGGGCGGAGTTCCAGTTGCAATTGACCGGCCTTGATCGGCGAAAGCGAGGTGGCGTCGCGCGACGCCAGCTGGTCCTTCAGGTGCATCAGAGGCCGCAATTCCATGGTCAAGCCGATCACCACCAGCGCAATCGCCAGCAGCAGCATGGCGATCTGGCGATGCAGGGCAGGGTGCCAGAGATCGGCCAGCATCTGGTCGTGGGCGCGCGTGGTCTGGCCTACCAGTACTGAGATCTTGCGCAACTGGCCAGCGTTATACAAGGTGCGCACCTGGCTCACCACGCGCAGCGCCTGCCCGTGATAGTCGATGCTGTTGAATGCAGGCGTAGTTACCGGAAAACGCAGCGTCGTTGGAAAGTCGGTGCGGCCGGCCAGCAAGCGGTCATGGTCCGTGATCACCTGGTAATACACCTGGTCCTGCTCCGGCGAGGCCAGCAGTTCCAGCGCTGCCGGCGGGATTCCGGCATGCGGCTCGCCGTCGAGCCACTGGATCTCGCCAGCTATCACTTGGGCCGACGCCAGTAGCGCGTGGTCCTGGATCAGGTCAGCGGTTTCGCGCGCGCTGCGATACGACAGCGTGGCGCTGATGGCGACAAACAGCGTCAGTGGAATCAGCAGCCACAGCAGCAGGCGCAGGCGAAGACTGATGATCAAGTGAGGTCTTTCTGTTTGAGTAGATACCCGAGTCCGCGCAGGGTCATGATGGCAGCCTGGGAGTGCTCCATCTTCTTGCGCAGGCGGTGGATGTAGATCTCGATGGCATCTGCGCTCGGCTCATCGTCCAGTCCGAACACGCCGTCCATCAAAGCTGTTTTCGACACCGTCTTGCCTTGCTTTAGCATCAGGATTTCAAGTACGTCGTGCTCGCGCGCAGGCAATGCCAGCAACTGCCCGGCAATCGAAAATTGCCGCGTATTGCTGTCGTAGTGTAGATCGGCACAATGCATCTCCGCCGATTTGCCGGGCGTCTGGCGGCGGATCAGGGCCTTGATGCGCGCCACCAGTTCGCGTACTTCAAAGGGCTTGACCAGATAGTCGTCGGCGCCTGCGCCAAGGCAATCCACTTTCTCATCGATCGAGCCGCTTGCCGTCAGGATCATTACCGGCACGTTGTTGTGGCGCTGGCGCAGCCGACGCAATACGCTCTTGCCATTCATCTTCGGCAGCTGCAGGTCGAGCAGGACAACGTCGTAGCTTTCGCTTTGCAGCAGGCTGTCGGCAACTTCGCCATCTCTGGCGATGTCGATGGTGAATTTGTCTTCCTTGAGTATCTTGCTCAGCCATAACGCCAGCGGCGGATTATCTTCAATCAGGAGTAATTTCATGGATGCCCGGGGGTTTAATTATGTTGCACTGCAATCTAAATAGTACTGATTTGGAAAGCTGGATGAAAGTTACCGCATCCTAGAATACGCTCAACATTGGAACATTGGCAGCCAGCCATGTGTATCCGGTGATTATCCCAAAAAAATAAATGGAGACAAGCTAATGCATACCCTCATCCGCGGTTCATTGATTTCCGCCGTTCTGCTTTCTGGCACCGTGCTTGGCACCAGCCAGGCGGTCGCAGCAGATTCGGGCAAAATCACCATCATGGTCGGCGGCATCACCAAGATGATTTATTTGCCAGCCAAGCTGACTGAGCAACTTGGCTATTTCAAGGAAGAAGGGTTGGACGTCGAGCTGCAATCGCAACCGGCTGGCGTCGATGCGGAAAATGAATTGCTGGCGGGCGCGGTGCAAGCCGTGGTTGGGTTCTACGATCATTCCATCGATTTGCAAAGCAAGGGTAAGGAAGTCACCGCCATCACCGTCTTTGGCCAAGTACCCGGCGAAGTTGAAATGGTCTCGACCAAGGCTGCTGCCACCATCAAAAGCATGGCCGATGTCAAAGGCAAGACGTTGGGCGTGACTGGCCTCGGCTCATCAACCAACTTCCTGACGCAGTATCTGGCAGCTAAGAGCGGCGTCACCTCCAATCAGTATTCGGTGTTGCCGGTGGGGGCCGATAATACCTTCATCGTCGCGATCAAGCAGAACCGTATCGATGCCGGCATGACCACCGAGCCGACTGTTTCGCAGTTGTTGAAGAACGGCGACGCCTCTGTGCTGGTTGACATGCGCACAGTTGAAGGTACGGTCAAGGCGCTGGGTGGTTTGTACCCGGCTTCCAGCCTGTATGTGCAGCGGCCATGGCTCAATACGCACAAGGAAGAAGCCGCCAAGCTGGCGCGCGCCTTCGTCAAGACGCTGAAGTTCATCAATACCCATAGCGCCGCCGAAATCGCCGACAAGATGCCGAAGGATTACTACGGCAATAACAAGCCGATGTATGTACAGGCCTTGCAAAATTCCCTGCCGATGTTTTCTCCTGACGGAAAAATGCCGGCCGGCGGCCCGGAAACCGTGCTGCAAGTCCTGTCCGGATTCAATCCGAACGTCAAGGGCAAGCACATCGACCTGGCTAAAACCTACACCAACGAGTTTGTTAGCCAAGGCAAGTAAGACTGGCGCACACGATGTAAACATCGGGACACCTCGCGTTGTTGTACGAGGCTTCCCGATAACCGGATGGCTCTGGCCGGCGCGATACGCGTACCCGGGGAGAGTCCTGCCGTCCTGACACAAAGAAGGAAACCTGAAATGACCCAAACTGCCTACGCGTCGGCCACGCCGTCCTCGTCCGTTAAACCGGTGACGCCGGAGCCTTCGCGCGATACGCCAGCCATAGAAATGCGTAATGTCTCTTGCCGCTTTATCTCGCCGGATGGCAAGGCTACGGTGGCGTTGCGCGACTTCACCATGAGTGTGGCGCGTGGCGAATTCGTAGCGATCGTCGGCCCGACCGGTTGCGGCAAGTCGACCACGCTGAGCATGATTACCGGCCTGCTCAAGCCGACCGTTGGCGAAGTGCGCATCATGGGCGAGCCGGTCAACGGTATTGATCCGCGCATCGGTTTTGTGTTCCAGAACGATGCGGTATTCCCTTGGCGCAGCGTGCTGCATAACGTGGCTGCAGGCCCGCTGTTTCGCGGCAAACCGAAGGACGCAGCCTACGCCTTGGCGGAAGAATGGATACGCCGGGTAGGTCTCGACAAGTTTAGCAATCACTATCCGCACCAGCTTTCGGGCGGTATGCGCAAACGCGTTGCACTGGCGCAAACCTTTATCAATAGTCCTGAAATCCTGTTGATGGACGAGCCGTTCAGCGCGCTCGACATGCAGACACGCACCCTGATGCAGGATGAGTTGCTGCAACTGTGGTCATCGCAGGCCGGCTCGGTGGTATTCGTTACCCACGATCTGGAGGAGGCGATCGCGCTGGCCGACAAGGTCTATGTGTTGACTGCCCGTCCGGCCACCCTGAAGAGTGTGTATGAAATCGATCTGCCGCGGCCGCGCGTGATGTCCGAAGTGCGTTACGAACAGCGTTTCATCGACATCTCGCGCAAGATCTGGTCCGATCTGCGCGAAGAAGTTCATATCAGCTAAAGCGTTTTATTCCATTACACAGGGTCGCTGCCTTACCGTCGTTGCGCGGCCGGCGATCACAAAGAGGCAAACATGAATCAAGCACACACTATCGACAAGCTCAGCGCTGCCAGCCTGGCGACTGTCGAACAAGAAGCACAACGCAAAATCAAGCAGCGCTATTGGCTGGTGATGTTCCTGCGCGTAGCCATCCTGGTCCTCACGCTGGGCGGCTGGGAGCTGGCGGCTAGGCTGCAATGGATAGACCCGTTTTTCTTTTCACAACCTTCGCTGATCGTGATCCAGATTTACGATTGGATCGTCGAGGGCACGTCGCAAGGGCCGCTGTGGACCCAAGTGCTGGTGACGCTGGAAGAAACGGTGTTGGGCTTCCTGATCGGATCGGTCGCAGGCGTCATCTGCGGTATTTTGCTGGGCCGCAACAAGCTGCTGTCGGATATCTTCAGCATCTATATCCAGGTCGCCAATTCGATCCCGCGGGTAGTGCTGGGTTCGATTTTCGTCATCGCGTTGGGCTTGGGCATGGCCTCGAAAGTCGCACTGGCGGTGGTGATGGTGTTCTTCGTCGTGTTCGGCAATGCCTTCCAGGGCGTGCGTGAAGCTGACCGTTATATGATTGCCAACGCCCAGATCCTGGGGGCATCGCCGCGCCAGGTCACCATGTCGGTCGTGATTCCATCCGCGCTGAGCTGGATCTTGGCGAGCTTGCATGTCAGCTTTGGTTTCGCTCTGGTGGGCGCCGTGGTTGGTGAGTTCCTCGGTTCGAAGCAGGGTATTGGCTTGTTGATCTCGACGGCGCAGGGTGCTTTCAACGCCAGCGGTGTGTTCGCCGCCATGATTGTGCTGGCAGTGGTCGCCTTGGCGGCAGATTATTTACTGACTACATTAGAAAAACGTTTGCTGAAATGGCGTCCTGTGGCATTCTAGTTTCTAACGGAAATTTACTGACTTAAGGTTGCGGCGCATTTTACGATGCGCCGTTTTTTTATGCGCCAGCCGTGGCGCACTTTTGGACGGCGGTTACTGCTTTCCACCGCTGCGATCGTCATGCGTGTCGACGCCTCGCGTCGTTTCATTCTTGGGATGGATTGCCGCCTTGTGGCTTTGCTTATTGCGCTGGATGGTTTCCCGCGAAGGTGGGTAGTCTGCATTTTTGGCGGGAATTTCACCGTCATGCTGGGCCTGTTTCAGTTCTTGTCGAACCTGTTGGCGCGTCTTGCCTTTGGTGTCGGTCGCATTTTCAGCGGCGGTGCTTAGTGAGAAAGACGCAGCGGTGATCGCCAATATCAGTTGAGCGGATTTCATTGTTACCTCCATTCCAATCAATGTGACTGCACAGACGACACCGTCTTTTGCATGCTTTCCTGTTTTGAAAGTGCTTTCGGGCCGTCACCATGAAGGCAATAGCGCCACGGCGGCGCAGAGTAATAACTTAGCCTTCGGTGCCAAGTATGGGAAAAGGTTGACTGCGGGAAGGTGACGGTGCGGTTACATTTTTGCAATCTGCTGTTTCCAGCCATGTCGCTGGCATGGCTGCTGCAGAAAATACGTCGCTAGTCGTAGCGGTATTTTAAAGCGCAGCTCGTCCTGTCAACAGCCAGCTTGCCCAGTCGGCCCGGCCATTTCTGGCGGCCTCTGCGGCGGCTTTGTGATGATCGTAATTGACGCACTGATGACTCACGCGCCAGCCGAGGGCATCTTGCGTGCAAATGGCGTAACGGGCATGTGGACTGCCATTTTCGATGACAT from the Collimonas arenae genome contains:
- a CDS encoding response regulator → MKLLLIEDNPPLALWLSKILKEDKFTIDIARDGEVADSLLQSESYDVVLLDLQLPKMNGKSVLRRLRQRHNNVPVMILTASGSIDEKVDCLGAGADDYLVKPFEVRELVARIKALIRRQTPGKSAEMHCADLHYDSNTRQFSIAGQLLALPAREHDVLEILMLKQGKTVSKTALMDGVFGLDDEPSADAIEIYIHRLRKKMEHSQAAIMTLRGLGYLLKQKDLT
- a CDS encoding ABC transporter substrate-binding protein — translated: MHTLIRGSLISAVLLSGTVLGTSQAVAADSGKITIMVGGITKMIYLPAKLTEQLGYFKEEGLDVELQSQPAGVDAENELLAGAVQAVVGFYDHSIDLQSKGKEVTAITVFGQVPGEVEMVSTKAAATIKSMADVKGKTLGVTGLGSSTNFLTQYLAAKSGVTSNQYSVLPVGADNTFIVAIKQNRIDAGMTTEPTVSQLLKNGDASVLVDMRTVEGTVKALGGLYPASSLYVQRPWLNTHKEEAAKLARAFVKTLKFINTHSAAEIADKMPKDYYGNNKPMYVQALQNSLPMFSPDGKMPAGGPETVLQVLSGFNPNVKGKHIDLAKTYTNEFVSQGK
- a CDS encoding ABC transporter ATP-binding protein; this translates as MRNVSCRFISPDGKATVALRDFTMSVARGEFVAIVGPTGCGKSTTLSMITGLLKPTVGEVRIMGEPVNGIDPRIGFVFQNDAVFPWRSVLHNVAAGPLFRGKPKDAAYALAEEWIRRVGLDKFSNHYPHQLSGGMRKRVALAQTFINSPEILLMDEPFSALDMQTRTLMQDELLQLWSSQAGSVVFVTHDLEEAIALADKVYVLTARPATLKSVYEIDLPRPRVMSEVRYEQRFIDISRKIWSDLREEVHIS
- a CDS encoding ABC transporter permease, which gives rise to MNQAHTIDKLSAASLATVEQEAQRKIKQRYWLVMFLRVAILVLTLGGWELAARLQWIDPFFFSQPSLIVIQIYDWIVEGTSQGPLWTQVLVTLEETVLGFLIGSVAGVICGILLGRNKLLSDIFSIYIQVANSIPRVVLGSIFVIALGLGMASKVALAVVMVFFVVFGNAFQGVREADRYMIANAQILGASPRQVTMSVVIPSALSWILASLHVSFGFALVGAVVGEFLGSKQGIGLLISTAQGAFNASGVFAAMIVLAVVALAADYLLTTLEKRLLKWRPVAF
- a CDS encoding DUF4148 domain-containing protein, with the protein product MKSAQLILAITAASFSLSTAAENATDTKGKTRQQVRQELKQAQHDGEIPAKNADYPPSRETIQRNKQSHKAAIHPKNETTRGVDTHDDRSGGKQ